A genome region from Triticum aestivum cultivar Chinese Spring chromosome 2B, IWGSC CS RefSeq v2.1, whole genome shotgun sequence includes the following:
- the LOC123039054 gene encoding protein SRC2 homolog → MAHRVLELTLVSASNLPSVNLFSGMEVYAVASVYGEPRTCQRTLTDRDGETDPAWNHTVWFAVSPTAAAAGRAYLHVLLRTERYFGGSFGLDDRDVGEVFIPVADLLAGACAAGGGTPWRCASYLVRKTQSSRHRGTLSIAYRLGPVVVLPPPPSEPDCQAVMPPCRPARRNFTWNGRFALGLGPGLLGGGFAGTAAYRSGGRVVAGSEGWPSKIFT, encoded by the coding sequence ATGGCGCACAGGGTCCTGGAGCTGACGCTCGTCTCGGCGAGCAACCTGCCGAGCGTGAACCTGTTCAGCGGCATGGAGGTGTACGCAGTGGCGTCCGTCTACGGCGAGCCTCGCACGTGCCAGCGGACACTCACCGACCGCGACGGCGAGACTGACCCGGCCTGGAACCACACGGTCTGGTTCGCCGTTTCGCCCACTGCCGCCGCGGCTGGGCGCGCCTACCTCCACGTGCTCCTCCGCACCGAGCGCTACTTCGGCGGCTCGTTCGGCCTTGACGACCGCGATGTCGGCGAGGTGTTCATCCCCGTCGCCGACCTGCTCGCGGGCGCCTGCGCCGCCGGAGGAGGCACCCCGTGGCGATGCGCGTCGTACCTGGTCCGGAAGACGCAGAGCAGCAGGCACCGCGGCACGCTCAGCATTGCGTACCGCCTCGGCCCCGTGGTGGTGCTGCCGCCGCCCCCCTCGGAACCCGATTGCCAGGCGGTCATGCCGCCGTGCCGGCCGGCACGGAGGAATTTCACCTGGAACGGTCGCTTCGCGCTGGGGCTGGGCCCAGGGCTGCTCGGCGGAGGCTTCGCGGGCACGGCGGCATATAGATCCGGAGGCCGCGTCGTCGCAGGCTCGGAGGGTTGGCCTTCTAAAATATTTACATAA